The Desulfovibrio piger DNA segment GCGACCAGCCTTGCCATGGTGGAAGAAATGCTCAAGGCTGCCAACGCCTAGCCGCCGTCCGTTTTTTCCCCGAAAAGAGAGGAAAGGGATGCTTCTTCGGAAGCATCCCTTTTCGTTTTTGCGGCCTCTGTTCCTGTACCGGTCATACAAATCAAAAGAGCCACCCATACGGGTGGCTCTTTTGATTTTCAGCCCTCATGGCGAGCCCCGGCAAGTCCAAGAGGTTCGCCGGGCAGATGCCCATCCCCAGGGGGAGGCCGGAGCCTGTTCCTCCCGGGGCTTTGAAGGCGCAGCCTTTTCAAGAGCGGCAGTGCCCCTGCCGGAAGCGCATCATCGCGACTGCTCCCGGCGGGGCGACGTCAGGCGCTGTCGGTGGTCTCAGCGACGGGCGCTGAAATGCTTTTCCGCGCTCTCGATGTCCTCGAAGCCGTACTGCCGCACCTGATGGAGCAGGTTCTGTTCGGCTTCGCTTTCGCCCTTGCGCAGACGTTCCATGGTGGCCCGATGATAGAGGGCGATGGTCTTGGGGGAATAGGTGCGCAGTTCCGCGCGCAGGTAGGTCTCCATGGAGACCCAGCCCGGACGGTCGTCACGGCTGCGCAGGGGGCGGCCCCTGTCGGCCAGCGAGGGGAAGCGGCTGTCGAGGTCTTCCTTCCAGGACACATGAGCGGCCACGATGTCGTCCACCTGGGCCATGGCTTCGGGGTCCAGCGGCGGCAGGCTGTCGGCCAGCTGGGCGTACTCCTCGGGGAAGGTGGATTCCATCATGCGGGCGTATTTTTCCGTGACCAGGTTACGCCCTTCCAGACGGGCGTTCAGCAGGTCTTCCAGATAGCTGCCCAGCAGTTCATCGTCCCAGTTGTCCATCTGGCTGGAACGCATGATGCGGAAGGTCTTGGGATCCATCTGGCAGGAGGCCTTGCCGCCCACGTTCTGCACGTTGCTGAACATTTCCCACTCGGCTGTGACCACAGCATCTGCAAGGGTCTTGTGTTCCATAGCGTCTCCTTGGCCGGGAAGGGCCGCAGGCACCGCGGCCGTCCCCGGCCATCTTCGGCAAGAAAGTTTTCCCGGCATGGCCGGGAGATATGAAAAAAGGGCGCCCTGCCGGAAGCAGAACGCCCTTGTGTCAGCACGTGGCGGAGGGGGAGGGATTTGAACCCCCGGAAGGCGTGAACCTTCAGCGGTTTTCAAGACCGCCGCAATCAACCGCTCTGCCACCCCTCCGTGCGGAGCAGACCGCGCCGCCTCCTGCGCCAACCCTGCGTGCAGGGCCCATGGCCTTGGGCGGTGCTTCGTCTGCGGGCTGTCGGGCCACGGCGCAGGGCCTGCCCGTCAGAACAGCCAGAAGCATATAGCACTTTTGGGCCCGGAGCGCAAAGGGCAAGCTGCCGGAGAGCCCGGCGGACCATAAAAAAAGCGGCGCCCTCCAGAAGAGGACGCCGCCGGATCCGCTGAGCGAAATACTACTTGATGGCGTCCTTCAGGCCCTTGCCGGGGGTGAACTTGGCAACCTTGCTGGCAGGGATGGTGATTTCCTTGCCGGTGCGGGGATTGCGACCCTTGCGGGCGGCGCGCTCAACCACCTTGAAGCTGCCGAAACCGGTGAAGGTCACGGATTCGCCGGAAGCGAGGGCTTCGCGCAGAGCAGCCACGACGGCGTCGAGGGCTTCTTCGGCCTTGGCTTTGGTGGGCAGGCCGGCCTTGGCATGGATCTTTTCAACAAGCTCAGCTTTGGTCATAGTTATACTCCAAAAAAAGAGTTTCGGGTTTCAATCTGTAGGCCAGACAGGGCATCCATACGTTATGGGCTTGGCCCGTGTCAATGGAAAATGCCCATATATCAAAGTTTTCCGGGCATCAGAGCCTTTTCGGGCATACTTTTCGCATCGCTTTCGGGCGAGGCGGCCCCGGGACGCATCAGCGGATGGTCAGGAAAGGTCCACCAGGCTGACTTCGGCGCTTTTGAGCGGGTGCCCCAGGAAAAGGCTGCCGGTGCGGATGAAGCGCAGCACGTTGTCCGTGGTCATGAAGCGGTGGGAGCCCGGGGCGTCTTCCCCGCGCAGCAGACCCAGCTCGCGCAGGCGGTTCTCCACGGCCACAGCGGCGGTCTCGGCCGAATCCACGATGCGCACGTCATCGCCTACCACATGGCGCAGGGCTTCGCGGAACAGGGGGAAGTGCGTGCAGCCCAGCACCAGGGTGTCGGGCCTGTCGGGCCGTCCCGGGGAGAACAGGTCGCCCAGATAGCGGCTGGCGATGCCCTCGACGATGGGGCCGTCCATCCAGCCTTCCTCGGCCAGGGGCACGAAAAGGGTGCAGGCCCTGCCTTGGACGCGGGCCTCGGGGCACAGGGAGGCGATGGCCTGCTGGTAGGCGCCGCCGGCGATGGTGGCTTCGGTGGCGATGACCACGATGCGCTTGTTGCGGCTGGCGGCCACGGCGGCCTCGGCACCGGGGCGCACGACCCCGAGGACGGGCAGGGGCGCGAAGTGTTCGCGCAGTTCCGGCAGGGCGGCGGAAGTGGCGGTGTTGCAGGCCACCACCAGCATCTTGACGCCTTCGTCCACCAGGCGTCCCGCAGCCTTGAGCGTGTAGCGGATGATGGTGTCGCGGCTTTTGGTGCCGTAGGGCAGGCGGGCCGTATCACCAAGGTAGAGCAGGTTCTCGCCGGGCAGGCGGCCGGAGATGGCTTTGAGCACGGTCAGGCCGCCCATGCCGGAATCAAAGATGCCGATGGGCAGGGAAGCTGAGGGATTCATGACGTTCCTTCGATGGGGGACGGCTCCGGTGGGGCCTCCCCGGGCTGGCACGTTGTGGGGACAGAAGGGCGCAAGGCGCCCCTGCCTGCCGGTAGGGCGGGACGCGGCCTCCTTTCCGGGCGTGCCCCGAGGAGGGCGACGGCATCCGGTCAGGGGCATCCATGTCCCGACTGCGGAAGGATGGCTTTTTTCAGGCGGCAGGGCAAGGGAAAACGGGCGCCGGAGGCTTACGGGACGCACTTCTCCTGTCCCGGGGCGTCATACCGGCGTGCCGGCCGGGCGGTACGGGCCGCTAGAATCCCTGCCACAGATAGCGCAGGGACGTGAAGAGCAGGATCAGGGCCAGCCCCCACTTGATGCGGCGCGCGGGCACGAAGCGCTGGCAGCGCGCCCCCAGATAGCTGCCCATGAGCCCGCCCAAGCCCAGCAGCAGGCCCAGCAGGGGATCGGCGCCGATGCCGTCCAGCGAGGAGAACAGGCCCAGGAAGCCATAGCCCAGCACTCCGGCCAGCGAGGCCAGGAAGGTGCCCAGCAGCAGGGCCCCGGCGATGGCATGGACGGGCAGGCCGAAGATGCTGACCAGGAAGGGGGAAAGGATGGCGCCGCCGCCGATGCCGTAGATGCCGCCCGCCAGACCGATGCCCAGGCTGAGGGCCGCCAGGCGCGGGCAGCTGACGGAGTGCCGTGCCTCACCGAACGTGAAGACCAGGCGGGAACGGTCCCAGCGCTCCACATGGATCCGGGCCATGCCGCCCCCCTTGCGGGCGGGCGCGGCGGGCCTGCGCAGGTCGCGGAACATGCGCCAGAAGATCCAGAGCAGCAGCAGACCGGCAAAGACCTTGAAGCGGCTCTCGTCCGGCAGCCAGTAGACGCGGATCAGCGAGCCCAGCACGATGCCGGGCAGGGTGCCCACGGCCACGGTCAGGGCCAGGGGCCAGAGCAGGCGCCCTTCGCGGGCATAGCGCACGATGCCGCCGGGACAGGCCAGCACGTTGAAAAGATGGTTGGTGGCGCTGACGCCGGGGCTGGTGTAGCCCAGAAAGCTCATCTGGAAAGGCAGGAGCAGGAAGGCTCCCGACAGGCCGCCCATGGACGTGACGAACGAGATGCCCATGGCCGCCAGGACGGGCACCAGGGGGTGACACTCGATACCGGAAACGGGAAAGAACATGGACCACCTCCACAGGTTGTGCGACGGGGTAAAAGCAGAGTAAACTGATATGGATATTTTTGTCACGTTTTATTTTTTTTACTAACATATGGAAAATAAAGAGATAAAAATAAAATAAGCGTGATTTTTCAGGGTACTTTCATCACTATTTTATATAAAATAGTGATGAATTGGGCTATGCGGCGGCCCTCCGGCCCCGCAGGGCCGGGGCTGCGGCCCGGTCACGCAGCGCGTCCCCCGGGGGCACATTGCCTGTGCCGGGCGAAACGCGTATATTTCAGGCTTTCCCATCACCGTGCAGCAAAGGATTTCTTCATGCTCGCCATTCTCGAATACAAGGCAGGCAACCAGACCAGCGTGCGCCGCGCGCTGGAACATCTGGGCATCCCCTGCCGCATCACCGCCGATCCTGTGGAACTGGAGCAGGCCCAGGGCATCATCTTTCCCGGTGTGGGCGCCGCCGGGCAGGCCATGGAGGCCCTGACCTCCGCCGGTCTGGACAGCGTGCTGCGCCGTGCCGTGGCCGAAGGCCAGCCCCTGCTGGGCATCTGCCTGGGCTGCCAGATCCTGCTGGAGCACAGCGAAGAGAACAACGTGCGCACCCTGGGCATCGTGCCCGGCCGCTGCGTGCGCTTCCCCGATCATATGAAGGAAGAGGACGGCAGCCCCGCCCCCGTGCCGCATATGGGCTGGAACAGCCTCGATGTGGTGCGTCCGGGCCGT contains these protein-coding regions:
- a CDS encoding DUF4125 family protein — encoded protein: MEHKTLADAVVTAEWEMFSNVQNVGGKASCQMDPKTFRIMRSSQMDNWDDELLGSYLEDLLNARLEGRNLVTEKYARMMESTFPEEYAQLADSLPPLDPEAMAQVDDIVAAHVSWKEDLDSRFPSLADRGRPLRSRDDRPGWVSMETYLRAELRTYSPKTIALYHRATMERLRKGESEAEQNLLHQVRQYGFEDIESAEKHFSARR
- a CDS encoding HU family DNA-binding protein codes for the protein MTKAELVEKIHAKAGLPTKAKAEEALDAVVAALREALASGESVTFTGFGSFKVVERAARKGRNPRTGKEITIPASKVAKFTPGKGLKDAIK
- the murI gene encoding glutamate racemase, with the translated sequence MNPSASLPIGIFDSGMGGLTVLKAISGRLPGENLLYLGDTARLPYGTKSRDTIIRYTLKAAGRLVDEGVKMLVVACNTATSAALPELREHFAPLPVLGVVRPGAEAAVAASRNKRIVVIATEATIAGGAYQQAIASLCPEARVQGRACTLFVPLAEEGWMDGPIVEGIASRYLGDLFSPGRPDRPDTLVLGCTHFPLFREALRHVVGDDVRIVDSAETAAVAVENRLRELGLLRGEDAPGSHRFMTTDNVLRFIRTGSLFLGHPLKSAEVSLVDLS
- a CDS encoding sulfite exporter TauE/SafE family protein yields the protein MFFPVSGIECHPLVPVLAAMGISFVTSMGGLSGAFLLLPFQMSFLGYTSPGVSATNHLFNVLACPGGIVRYAREGRLLWPLALTVAVGTLPGIVLGSLIRVYWLPDESRFKVFAGLLLLWIFWRMFRDLRRPAAPARKGGGMARIHVERWDRSRLVFTFGEARHSVSCPRLAALSLGIGLAGGIYGIGGGAILSPFLVSIFGLPVHAIAGALLLGTFLASLAGVLGYGFLGLFSSLDGIGADPLLGLLLGLGGLMGSYLGARCQRFVPARRIKWGLALILLFTSLRYLWQGF
- the hisH gene encoding imidazole glycerol phosphate synthase subunit HisH, with the translated sequence MLAILEYKAGNQTSVRRALEHLGIPCRITADPVELEQAQGIIFPGVGAAGQAMEALTSAGLDSVLRRAVAEGQPLLGICLGCQILLEHSEENNVRTLGIVPGRCVRFPDHMKEEDGSPAPVPHMGWNSLDVVRPGRLLHGIEPGAEFYFVHSYYVEPAPELVMATTVYGKEFCSVYGRDGLWAVQCHLEKSGRPGLTVLRNFYDYCDEVRHA